Proteins co-encoded in one Sebastes umbrosus isolate fSebUmb1 chromosome 20, fSebUmb1.pri, whole genome shotgun sequence genomic window:
- the hlfb gene encoding HLF transcription factor, PAR bZIP family member b isoform X1, translated as MQGGLMEKLSRHHPLNPGFLPPATHGVLKSLLENPMKLPLHHEAFSKEQEKEKNLEEERSVPQSAFLGPTLWDKTLPYDGDTFQLEYMDLEEFLSENGIPSSPSQHHHHHHHHGQHHQPHAPPRHSPIMCQVPPKSTLLVMDLSNNASNSVHTRVVSPNCLHSSPSRADLPSSRNTPSPIDPDSIQVLVGYEPDLADLALSSVPGQEMFDPRKRKFSAEELKPQPMIKKARKIFIQEDLKQDDKYWARRRKNNVAAKRSRDARRVKENQIAIRAGFLEKENSALRHEVTELRKELGRTKNVIAKYDAQHGPL; from the exons ATGCAAGGAGGCTTGATGGAGAAACTGTCCCGACATCATCCACTCAACCCGGGGTTCCTTCCTCCAGCGACGCACGGTGTGCTCAAGTCTCTGCTGGAGAACCCCATGAAGCTGCCGCTGCACCATGAAG CTTTCAGCAAGgagcaggagaaggagaagaaccTGGAAGAGGAGCGCAGCGTCCCCCAGTCGGCCTTCCTGGGCCCCACGCTGTGGGACAAGACCCTGCCCTACGATGGAGACACCTTCCAGCTGGAGTACATGGACCTGGAGGAGTTCCTGTCCGAGAACGGCATCCCCTCCAGCCCCtcccagcaccaccaccaccaccaccaccacggcCAGCACCACCAACCGCACGCTCCGCCACGCCATTCGCCAATCATGTGCCAAGTCCCACCCAAGTCGACGCTGTTGGTGATGGACCTCAGCAACAACGCCTCCAACTCCGTCCACACGAGGGTCGTCTCTCCGAACTGCCTGCACAGCAGCCCGTCAAGAGCAG aCCTCCCGAGCTCCAGAAACACTCCCAGCCCCATCGACCCGGACTCCATCCAGGTCCTCGTCGGGTACGAGCCCGACCTGGCTGACCTGGCTCTGTCCAGCGTGCCGGGCCAGGAGATGTTCGACCCGCGCAAACGCAAGTTCTCGGCCGAGGAGCTGAAACCGCAGCCCATGATCAAAAAAGCTCGCAAGATCTTCATCCAGGAGGACCTGAAG CAGGATGACAAATACTGGGCCAGGCGCAGGAAGAACAACGTGGCGGCCAAGAGGTCCCGGGACGCCCGGCGGGTCAAAGAGAACCAGATCGCCATCCGAGCCGGCTTCCTGGAGAAGGAGAACTCGGCTCTCAGGCACGAGGTGACCGAGCTGAGGAAAGAGCTGGGACGCACCAAGAACGTCATCGCCAAGTACGATGCGCAGCACGGCCCGCTGTGA
- the hlfb gene encoding HLF transcription factor, PAR bZIP family member b isoform X2: MQGGLMEKLSRHHPLNPGFLPPATHGVLKSLLENPMKLPLHHEAFSKEQEKEKNLEEERSVPQSAFLGPTLWDKTLPYDGDTFQLEYMDLEEFLSENGIPSSPSQHHHHHHHHGQHHQPHAPPRHSPIMCQVPPKSTLLVMDLSNNASNSVHTRVVSPNCLHSSPSRADLPSSRNTPSPIDPDSIQVLVGYEPDLADLALSSVPGQEMFDPRKRKFSAEELKPQPMIKKARKIFIQEDLKDDKYWARRRKNNVAAKRSRDARRVKENQIAIRAGFLEKENSALRHEVTELRKELGRTKNVIAKYDAQHGPL, encoded by the exons ATGCAAGGAGGCTTGATGGAGAAACTGTCCCGACATCATCCACTCAACCCGGGGTTCCTTCCTCCAGCGACGCACGGTGTGCTCAAGTCTCTGCTGGAGAACCCCATGAAGCTGCCGCTGCACCATGAAG CTTTCAGCAAGgagcaggagaaggagaagaaccTGGAAGAGGAGCGCAGCGTCCCCCAGTCGGCCTTCCTGGGCCCCACGCTGTGGGACAAGACCCTGCCCTACGATGGAGACACCTTCCAGCTGGAGTACATGGACCTGGAGGAGTTCCTGTCCGAGAACGGCATCCCCTCCAGCCCCtcccagcaccaccaccaccaccaccaccacggcCAGCACCACCAACCGCACGCTCCGCCACGCCATTCGCCAATCATGTGCCAAGTCCCACCCAAGTCGACGCTGTTGGTGATGGACCTCAGCAACAACGCCTCCAACTCCGTCCACACGAGGGTCGTCTCTCCGAACTGCCTGCACAGCAGCCCGTCAAGAGCAG aCCTCCCGAGCTCCAGAAACACTCCCAGCCCCATCGACCCGGACTCCATCCAGGTCCTCGTCGGGTACGAGCCCGACCTGGCTGACCTGGCTCTGTCCAGCGTGCCGGGCCAGGAGATGTTCGACCCGCGCAAACGCAAGTTCTCGGCCGAGGAGCTGAAACCGCAGCCCATGATCAAAAAAGCTCGCAAGATCTTCATCCAGGAGGACCTGAAG GATGACAAATACTGGGCCAGGCGCAGGAAGAACAACGTGGCGGCCAAGAGGTCCCGGGACGCCCGGCGGGTCAAAGAGAACCAGATCGCCATCCGAGCCGGCTTCCTGGAGAAGGAGAACTCGGCTCTCAGGCACGAGGTGACCGAGCTGAGGAAAGAGCTGGGACGCACCAAGAACGTCATCGCCAAGTACGATGCGCAGCACGGCCCGCTGTGA